The genomic window GCCCCTGCCCCCGGCGGCTACAGAAAGCCGCCCTACGTGTCTACCGGCAGTGCGTAGGGCAGGTTTCCATACCTGCCCCTACCCCGCACGGCACGACGCCCGCTTGCGCGCACGCCCGTCGTCGCCTATAATCCCTCCACATTCGGCCATCGGCAAGATTCGCGGTCATGCACGGGAGGCAGCCGTGTCCGCCCAACAAGAGCCGACTTCCGGCAGCGGCATCGCCTGGCACTTGCGCAAGATTCTGGACCTGGCCGACCGCATCTCGCGTGCCTACCACACGCGCAAGTATCGCACGTGGGAGCGGACGGTGGGCCACGCTGCGCCCGCCGACGACGGGGGCAAGCGCGGCTTTATCCTCATCCAGATTGACGCCCTGTCCCACGCGCACCTCCTGCAAGCCATGGAGCGGGGCTACGCGCCCTTCCTGTCCAGCCTCGTGCAGAGCGGCGCCGCCAGACTGGCCCGCTGGCGCTGCGGTCAACCCACCACCACCCCCGCCGTCCAGGCGGGCATCCTCTACGGCGACAACTACGACATCCCCGCCTTCCGCTGGTACGAAAAAGAGCGCCATGCTTCTGTCGGCTGCAAGTCGCCCGGGTTCATGGCCGAGTTGCAACAGAGAATCGCCGCCTCGCGCCCGGGAATCCTGCAAGGTGGCTCTAGTTATGTCAATATGTTTGACGGCGGCGCTACCCTGTCTCTGCTCACCCTCGGCTCCATCGGCCGCCACCGATTCTTTGAGAACATGCGCGGCGTCGGGTTCCTCGTGCTCCTCGCCCTCAGCCCCTGGCGCATCGCCATCATCCTGGGCCGTGCGGCGTGGGAATACCTACTCCATTTCGCGCGACAGGTGCGCGCCCTCTTCTATCCAAGCCTGCGCCGTTCCTACGCGCACCCGTCGCCCTTCCTGAAGGTCGCCAACGACGTCATCTTCCGCGAGATTCAGACCTTCGCCGCCTTGCTGGATGTCTATCGCGGCGTGCCGTCTATCGCCACCAACTACAACTCCTACGACGACGTAGCCCACCATTACGGGGCCGACAGCACCCAGGCGTTTCGCACCCTGCGCGCCATTGACCGACAAATCCAACGCATTGACCGGATGCGCAGGCGCTACACGCGCCGCCAGTACGACCTCTACGTCCTGTCGGATCATGGCATGACCCCTTCCGTCCCGTTCCAGCATCTGTACGGCCAAACCATTGGCCAGTGGATCCGCGAGCATGTCCAACAGCCCGTGCTCCTGGATGAGGCGGCGTCGGGCGACGACCTAGCCGCGCTCCGCATGCGCTTCCTGCTGGACGAACTCAAGGGCGTGGAAGCGAGACTCGGCAGGAGGCAAAGCGCCCTCCTGCGCCGCCTTCGCCACTTCTTGCACAGGCGGATTCCCGCCAGCGTGGACCCCTCCGATTGGAATTTGCAGCGCATCAGCGACATTGTCGTGCGCAACTCCGGGCCTGCGGCGCACGTGTACTTCAACGTCGCGCCCCGCAAGTTACGGCTGGGCGAGATCGCCCTCCTCTACCCTGACCTCTTATCGGCCCTCCTGGAGCACCCGGGCATCGGCATCATTCTCGCGTCGGAGGCCGACTGCGCCGTGGCGCTGGGCAAACGCGGACAGACGCTGCTCACCCCGCGCGGCGCCGAGGTAGAGGGAGAGAATCCGCTGGCCCTCGCCGACGAACCCGACATCGCGGCAGAGCAACTCCGCGAACTGGCCGCGTTCCCCCACAGCGGCGACCTCATCCTGTTCGGCGGCTGGCACAGGCCCGGCGTCCTCGTCTCGTTTGAAGACCAGGTCAGCACCCACGGGGGCGTCGGCGGTCCGCAGGACTATCCCTTCATCCTGTACCCCGCCCAATACCGCATCCCCACCGAAACCATCACCAATGCCCGCCAACTCTACCCCTTCTTCGCCGACCTGTACTTGAATCAGAAGGAGCCGCTCCCTCTCCAAACAACAGGAGACCGCTCGGCGGTGAGCGGTCTCCCATCTGCGAAAGGAGATGTCGCTTAGGTGCGCGTTACGGACGGCACAGCACCTGCCCCACGTAGATGCAGTTCGGGTTCGTCAGGTTGTTCCGCACCATGATGGCGTACACCGTCGTGCCCCAGCGGATGGCCAGCGAGTACAGCGTGTCGCCGCGCTGCACCACGTAGCACTGTCCGGGTGGCGGCGGGGTTACCGTGCACGGCACCCGCAACCGCTGCCCTGCATAGATGTTGAAGCAGCAGGTGGAGATGCCGTTGATGCTCGCCAGGTACCAGATGGTCGTGCCGTAGCGCCGCGCGATGGAGTACAGCGTGTCGCCGCGCTGCACCACGTACCAGCAGTCCTGCGGCGGCGGTGGCGGCGGCGTTACGCCCGGGATGCACAGTACCTGCCCCACGCGGATGAGGCTCGGGTTCGCGATGCCGTTGGCGGCGGCGATGGCCTGCACCGTCGTGCCGAAGCGCCGCGCGATGGAGTACAGCGTGTCGCCCCAGCGCACGGTGTAGTAGAACGCGCACGGGCCGGGGGGCACTGGCGTCGCCGTCGGGCCAGGGGTCGCGGTGGGTCCCGGCGTAGCCGTTGGGCCAGGCGTGGCCGTCGGACCGGGCGTCCGCGTCGGCGTGGCCGTCGGCGCGGGCGTGTTCGTCGGGCCACCCGTAACCGTGATGGTGGCGTTCTGCGTGGACGCCGGAATCGGCTGCGTCAGGTTGTCCAGCAGCGACACCGACGTGAAGATCACGCTCGCCGACCCGCCGCTCACCCCCTGGAACACGATGCGCGCCAGGGTACCGGTCCCCGAAACGGGCGAGGCCGGCGCCAGCAGCGTCATCGCGTAGATGATGGTGCCCGAGGCGTTATCCGCCGAGTTCACCGCCACGAACCCGTCGGCGGGGTTCGGGAAGGTCCCCGGCTGGATCTGCACGCCCGTCTGGTAGGCCAGCGCGTCCTGCACCTGGAGCCGCGTGGGGTCAAAACTGAGCCTGACCTCCACGCCGAACAGCCCCGTTACGTTCTGAATTTGCACGTCCAGGGTAACGGTGCCACCGACGGGTACGCTTGAGGCGCTTGGGATCAGCGCCACCGTTGCGCCATCCGCCCGTGCGACGTCGCTCCCCGCGAACGGTGTCCCCAACCCCACCAGGATGGTAACCGCTGCCACGACGAGAGAAACGATGCGCCGGGCCAGTGGCACTTTCTCTCTTCCGTTCATGTGTCATTCCTCCTTATACCAACTAGTGTCCTTTTGACAATCTTGGTGAGGACGGGGGATAGGCCCGGCCTCCGGGGTGGGCCTTGGGGCTTGGTCCTGCGCCCCAGGCCCACCCTTTCGCACAAGGTTACTGAATCCGCAGCAACTTGATGTCGGGGTCAGCGCCGATACCGCGGATCGGCCCCAGCCACAGGGACCCGTCCTGAGCCTTCACGTCCAGCGCCACGGCCTGCGCCGTCAGCAACTGCACGTTGCCGAAGCGGAGCATGGTCGGCCCGGACTTCACGCCCTTGAACGTGATTCGCGCCAGCACGGCATTGCCCTGGAGCGCCGGAGTCGGATCCAGCAAGGTGGCGGCGAAGCGGATCACGCCGGCGGACGTGTCCACGGAGTTCAGCGCCACAAACGCGCCGCTCCCCGCGAACACCTCGCCCACGCCGATCTGCACGCCATCCTTGTTCACATCCGCGTCCAGCACGCTCAGCGCCGCCGGGTCGTAGCGAATCTCCAACTCGCCCGCGTACAGGTCGGCCACGCTGCTCGCGACGACCTCAACCGTCGTCTCGGAACCTGCGGGCACGATGCGGAACGAAGGCGAGAAGCCCAGTTTGGCCTGGCCGCGTGCAGCCGCCGAGACAGCCGCCACCGTGCCCCAGTCGGTCGGGCCGGTGCGGTTGTAGTTCGCGCCCACCAGCACCAGGTCAATCAGGTTGCAGGTGCCATCGCCGTTGATGTCGGCACGAGAGTCCGCCGGCGGCGTGGAGCCGTACATCGCACCCACGATGACCAGGTCCACGATGTTGATGGTGCCATCGTTGTTGGCGTCGCCGCCCAGCAGCATCGTGCTGCCAATGTCCACCGACCCAGAGGCCGGCACGACGACGCCGGTCTTGCGGGCCGACAGGTAGCCCGGCTTGCTCGCAGTTACGGTGTAGGTCCCAGCAGGCACGCCGGCGATGGTGAAGGTGCCGCCGCTGCCGGTGCTAACCGGAGGCAGTGCGCCCGCCGCCACGGACGTGCCGCTATGATCCGTCCGCGACTGCAGCGACACCTGGCCGCTGATGGAGCCGGTCGTGATCACCACTTCCAGCGACCCGCCCTGCGTCGTGCTGCACATCTGCTCGCCGTAGCGGTCCACGAGCATGCCCAGGGTGAACGCCACGTTCGCGGTGCCGGTGGCGAGACCCATGAAGTGGATCGTCGCTACCACGCCGCTGCCGCTCACCGGAGGCGCCGGGTTCTGGAGCGTGAAGGTGTAGCGTATCACGCCGGTCCCATTGTCGGCCGAGTTGTTCTGCGTGTACCCGCTGCCGGCGGGCAGGAACGGCCCAGGCGTGATCTGGATGCCGGGCGTCGCCGGGTCGTCGTCCACCACCTGCACGCGGGTGTAGTCAAACGACAGTTGCAGGTCCACCCCGTACAGGTTGGAGACGTTCTCCACCCGGATGTCCACACCCACCGTCTGGCCCACGCCCACCGTCTGCGTTGTCGGCGACAGGTGGATCAGCGCGCAGGTCGTTACCAGGATGTAATCGATCTTGGTCTCGGCGTCCACGCCGCACGGCCCGGAGACCGTCAGCGTTACGGTGTAGACGCCCGGGGTGTTGTACACGTGCGACGGGTTCTGCTCACTAGACGTTCCACCGTCGCCGAAGTCCCACGACCAGGATGTGATGTTGCCCACCGACAGGTCCGTGAAGTTCACGGTCAGCGGAGCCTGCCCTTGCGTGGGCGTGGCGCTGAAGTCGGCCTGCGGCGGCTCGCACGCGGTGGTCGTGTTGATGTAGATGTCCTTCGGGTCCGTCGGATCGTACCAGAACATCACCCTGTACTCCGGCATCTGCGCCGCCAGCGGAGTCGGCAGGTACTGCGTGCACGCAAAGTTCTCACGCAGGTTGTACCACCACCAGTCGGTGGTCATCAGGTACTTCTCGCCGGCGGGGAACAGAAGTTCGGTGTACTTGTCGGGCGAAGTCCGATACTCGGTGAGCATCCAGAGTTGCGGAATCTGCACGCCGTCAAACAGGTAGATTTCCTTCAGTTCGCCGTAGAACTGCGGCTCGCGGGCCTCGTCCACGATGGAGATGCGCAGAGGCGGCCGCTGCGTGAGCACGTTGCCGATGCAGTTCGGATCTGCCCACAGCATGTACGCGGGGTTGCCCAGCGTCAACTCCGTGCGGTTGGGCGGGATGATCTGCGGGTTCGGGTTGTTCCAGGTCTCCGGCATGCTGAGGATATCTTCCCGCACGGTGTGCAGGTAGTTGAACGGCGGCATCACCGAAATCACGTTGCCGATTCCGTAGCCCTGCAGGATTTGGCTGTCCTCGTAGTTCGTGAAGTCCTCGGGCTTCGGAACAGGCGTGCGGATGGTGATGTACTTGAACTCAAACCGATCCTCGTTCGGATACTGGTAGGGGTTGGGCACGGTCATCAGAGCCACCACGTTGTACTCGTGCCCGTCCACGAAGAACCGCTTGAGGTACCACGGGTCGCCCGCCACCAGGTCGTGCCCACCCGCGCCATCGTCAATGGCCGAGCGACTCGCGCCCAGCGCGCGACCGATGATGAGGTTGACGGTCTCGGTGGCCGAGTTGATCTGGTCCACGTACACGAACCACGCGCCGTTGAGGCTACCCAGGTTCGTGCCGCCGGCCAGGATGCGCCGATAGCCGTTGCGGTCCACGATGGCCATGTCGCCGGGCCGCAGCGTTACAGGCGAGCCAGGCACCAGGTCAGGGTGCTTGCTGTTGTTGGCCTGCATCCCGCCGCCCGTGTACCACAGCGTCAGGTCCGCCGAGGTCGCGGGCACGGCGATGTTCGCCAGGCTCACCATGTGATCCAGCAACTGGGCGCTCTGGCCGCGCTGCAGATGGACCGCCCTGGCGAAGATGACCAACTCATCGCCGGTCAGCGCAGTACCATCGGTATCCAGGTAGTCAATCGCGCCGTTGCCGTTGAAGTCCGCACCGATGCTGGTAACCTGTTGCAGCGTGTACTCCGAGTGGATCGTAACCGCGTCCTCCAGCCCGTCAAAGTCGGCGTCAAAGGTAGTCAGGCCGTAGCCCGCCGAGGGCAGTTGCCCGCTCGGGATGGAGCCGCCCACAGGCGCAGGGAGTTCGTCCTCGCCCGTCGCGATGGGGAAGGCGAAGACGCTCTTGCCCGGCTGCCCAGCGCTGGGCTGGTCGTTCATGTCCAGGTACATGTAGGTGAATTCCTGCATGACCGCCGGGAACGTCATCACCTCGGTCGGGGTGATCACAGGCGCACCGGTTCCCGCGATGGTGGCCCGCACGATCTTGTCCACGTAGGAAGGCTCATACCACATGCGGGCGAACACCTTCTCACCTGCATTCCCTTCGCGGATAGAGATCTGCCGGTACAGGTCCACCAGCGGCTCGCCACCGTTCTGGTACTCGTTCATGTAGGCCGGGTTGAGGGTTACGAAGTCCTTGCGCGGCGCCTGCGCGTGGTCCGGGTCAAACGGCGCCAGCGGGTCCGTGTACGGCAGCACTTCCACCGGGTAGTTGGCCAGCCGGTCCATGTAGGCCGTTACATCGCCCGCGCCCTTGTTGCCCAGGATGCCGTCGGGCCACGTCCAGTCCTGAATCTGGCCGAGCACAGGCTCGCCGTAAATCCAGTCGCCGTAGATGCGCAGGCCCTCGGTGTTCTTGTACTTCTTGCCGCCCACCGCCGGGTCAAACCAGAACATGATGGGTACCGGCGGCTCGGCCGTGCCCAACAAGTCGGCCCAGTCGGGCGCGGTGCGCAGCCAGTAGCGGCGCTCGGACTGGTAGTTGAAGAACACGCTCTTCAGCAGGTACAGGTCGGGATTGCCCTGCCCCGTGATGGCCTCGCGGACATCG from Chloroflexota bacterium includes these protein-coding regions:
- a CDS encoding alkaline phosphatase family protein, whose product is MSAQQEPTSGSGIAWHLRKILDLADRISRAYHTRKYRTWERTVGHAAPADDGGKRGFILIQIDALSHAHLLQAMERGYAPFLSSLVQSGAARLARWRCGQPTTTPAVQAGILYGDNYDIPAFRWYEKERHASVGCKSPGFMAELQQRIAASRPGILQGGSSYVNMFDGGATLSLLTLGSIGRHRFFENMRGVGFLVLLALSPWRIAIILGRAAWEYLLHFARQVRALFYPSLRRSYAHPSPFLKVANDVIFREIQTFAALLDVYRGVPSIATNYNSYDDVAHHYGADSTQAFRTLRAIDRQIQRIDRMRRRYTRRQYDLYVLSDHGMTPSVPFQHLYGQTIGQWIREHVQQPVLLDEAASGDDLAALRMRFLLDELKGVEARLGRRQSALLRRLRHFLHRRIPASVDPSDWNLQRISDIVVRNSGPAAHVYFNVAPRKLRLGEIALLYPDLLSALLEHPGIGIILASEADCAVALGKRGQTLLTPRGAEVEGENPLALADEPDIAAEQLRELAAFPHSGDLILFGGWHRPGVLVSFEDQVSTHGGVGGPQDYPFILYPAQYRIPTETITNARQLYPFFADLYLNQKEPLPLQTTGDRSAVSGLPSAKGDVA
- a CDS encoding LysM peptidoglycan-binding domain-containing protein, whose protein sequence is MNGREKVPLARRIVSLVVAAVTILVGLGTPFAGSDVARADGATVALIPSASSVPVGGTVTLDVQIQNVTGLFGVEVRLSFDPTRLQVQDALAYQTGVQIQPGTFPNPADGFVAVNSADNASGTIIYAMTLLAPASPVSGTGTLARIVFQGVSGGSASVIFTSVSLLDNLTQPIPASTQNATITVTGGPTNTPAPTATPTRTPGPTATPGPTATPGPTATPGPTATPVPPGPCAFYYTVRWGDTLYSIARRFGTTVQAIAAANGIANPSLIRVGQVLCIPGVTPPPPPPQDCWYVVQRGDTLYSIARRYGTTIWYLASINGISTCCFNIYAGQRLRVPCTVTPPPPGQCYVVQRGDTLYSLAIRWGTTVYAIMVRNNLTNPNCIYVGQVLCRP
- a CDS encoding PKD domain-containing protein, which encodes MQARFIVQRIANIVAVLVILSMLLAVVPSGVAPATAAPPQAPPSGPTAQNGVAHTLRIYGTGWSRVNLPIEGDPRAGNPLADDPVLDTNPEDPPYTDPVSVFDPEGVQAPSRDLVTFNPAWMYEGATRDENWAKGLYQKILTPINASEKVWFRMWYEPEHWDKDLNGNGVLDISEPRWEFEPTMPVTDIWYPALMQEFTYLLMEGKQLTAEPPPLPTWGNVGTSFVFPVGMKYEDLFTASGAVDMTSANAQFGYGLTSLDGDFDGVPDIVHVESERSLYALTSIAADFDGDGLISRLDRDATELNGNELAVLRLGAMPVERGKGVQFLDHLAMVEQVSDNGVQLGIYYTGDLTPRPFPSVTLQIGDMVLAGSQGPAQLIRAVRNGGPGTNMTRFPTGPWFVYLQGVDRDENQAILIVGRAVGATHSAMEDGMYREDRRPGDPWFLKRFYVDGHEYNVVAIMTRNGGVTPGEPFGPVPDLDVDNDGFIDPAYDPYNFVPDVTQFQFITIRTPIPKVPVRISQHSVELQPYLVGDNLPVLPPYNYEHYYIQDINAIQKFSEYDIWDPVQQRWEISVQSVGRLVGPVPPILQKNKTLPYVGYGPNSPYTDARETSLYYVEEDKNPQFLGMLRELYSERVEDGGQFWSTRQFMTVPWWYTELVFPDVREAITGQGNPDLYLLKSVFFNYQSERRYWLRTAPDWADLLGTAEPPVPIMFWFDPAVGGKKYKNTEGLRIYGDWIYGEPVLGQIQDWTWPDGILGNKGAGDVTAYMDRLANYPVEVLPYTDPLAPFDPDHAQAPRKDFVTLNPAYMNEYQNGGEPLVDLYRQISIREGNAGEKVFARMWYEPSYVDKIVRATIAGTGAPVITPTEVMTFPAVMQEFTYMYLDMNDQPSAGQPGKSVFAFPIATGEDELPAPVGGSIPSGQLPSAGYGLTTFDADFDGLEDAVTIHSEYTLQQVTSIGADFNGNGAIDYLDTDGTALTGDELVIFARAVHLQRGQSAQLLDHMVSLANIAVPATSADLTLWYTGGGMQANNSKHPDLVPGSPVTLRPGDMAIVDRNGYRRILAGGTNLGSLNGAWFVYVDQINSATETVNLIIGRALGASRSAIDDGAGGHDLVAGDPWYLKRFFVDGHEYNVVALMTVPNPYQYPNEDRFEFKYITIRTPVPKPEDFTNYEDSQILQGYGIGNVISVMPPFNYLHTVREDILSMPETWNNPNPQIIPPNRTELTLGNPAYMLWADPNCIGNVLTQRPPLRISIVDEAREPQFYGELKEIYLFDGVQIPQLWMLTEYRTSPDKYTELLFPAGEKYLMTTDWWWYNLRENFACTQYLPTPLAAQMPEYRVMFWYDPTDPKDIYINTTTACEPPQADFSATPTQGQAPLTVNFTDLSVGNITSWSWDFGDGGTSSEQNPSHVYNTPGVYTVTLTVSGPCGVDAETKIDYILVTTCALIHLSPTTQTVGVGQTVGVDIRVENVSNLYGVDLQLSFDYTRVQVVDDDPATPGIQITPGPFLPAGSGYTQNNSADNGTGVIRYTFTLQNPAPPVSGSGVVATIHFMGLATGTANVAFTLGMLVDRYGEQMCSTTQGGSLEVVITTGSISGQVSLQSRTDHSGTSVAAGALPPVSTGSGGTFTIAGVPAGTYTVTASKPGYLSARKTGVVVPASGSVDIGSTMLLGGDANNDGTINIVDLVIVGAMYGSTPPADSRADINGDGTCNLIDLVLVGANYNRTGPTDWGTVAAVSAAARGQAKLGFSPSFRIVPAGSETTVEVVASSVADLYAGELEIRYDPAALSVLDADVNKDGVQIGVGEVFAGSGAFVALNSVDTSAGVIRFAATLLDPTPALQGNAVLARITFKGVKSGPTMLRFGNVQLLTAQAVALDVKAQDGSLWLGPIRGIGADPDIKLLRIQ